Proteins encoded by one window of Lasioglossum baleicum chromosome 4, iyLasBale1, whole genome shotgun sequence:
- the LOC143208160 gene encoding uncharacterized protein LOC143208160, which yields MSKRIQWKQREKELMTEIERLTKQVEFLTLEVDRLKDTRTSECHETPSRVVMSDIPSRVVNGDIPSPAVNSDIPSRVVNSDIPSPAVKVCHCKKGKCATKRCACVKSHTSCSKLCKCSSNICQNKEKNDEEQNKENLENITVVARNVARRRGLSRTVEDQETRFQDVEKNIEEMVLQKEHNETPEDNFDPMKPKHQLVRTPPKDKKFVHSHSDSSALILTPDNIEVKEEKKTEEELQVPEEFNQPEVDWEKYQAQLVPCNKCKRKFHPNRVEKHQKCCKKV from the exons ATGTCCAAGCG GATTCAGTGgaaacagagagaaaaagaattGATGACAGAGATAGAGCGGTTGACGAAGCAAGTAGAGTTCTTGACTTTAGAAGTTGACCGTTTAAAGGATACCAGAACATCAGAATGCCATGAAACGCCTTCACGAGTTGTGATGAGTGACATACCTTCACGAGTTGTAAACGGTGACATACCTTCACCAGCTGTGAACAGTGACATACCTTCACGAGTTGTGAACAGTGACATACCTTCACCAGCTGTGAAGGTGTGTCACTGTAAAAAAGGGAAATGCGCCACTAAAAGATGTGCTTGTGTCAAAAGTCACACATCGTGTAGCAAGCTGTGCAAATGCAGCAGTAATATTTGTCAGAATAAG GAGAAGAACGACGAGGAACAGAACAAAGAAAATTTGGAGAACATTACAGTAGTTGCTCGCAATGTTGCTCGTCGAAGAGGTCTCTCCAGAACAGTAGAAGACCAGGAAACAAGATTTCAAGATGTagagaaaaatattgaagagATGGTGCTACAAAAAGAGCATAATGAAACACCTgaa GACAACTTCGACCCTATGAAGCCTAAACACCAGCTAGTAAGAACACCGCCCAAAGACAAAAAATTTGTTCATTCTCACTCTGATTCCTCAGCGTTGATTCTGACTCCCGATAACATTGAGgtaaaagaagagaaaaaaacaGAAGAAGAACTACAAGTTCCTGAAG AGTTTAATCAACCCGAAGTAGATTGGGAGAAGTATCAGGCTCAACTTGTCCCATGCAATAAATGCAAGAGGAAGTTTCATCCGAATCGAGTTGAAAAGCACCAAAAATGCtgtaaaaaagtgtaa
- the LOC143208156 gene encoding dihydrolipoyl dehydrogenase, mitochondrial encodes MMQANFWNLVTTTVRPVCIKRVIPGLTAAQQRRYASTLDADIVVIGGGPGGYVASIKAAQLGMKTVCVEKGETLGGTCLNVGCIPSKSLLNNSHYYHMAHSGDLDNRGVIVENVKLNLEKLMEQKRNVVKALTGGIAGLYKKNKVEWVKGHGKITGQNQVTALNPDGSVASTINTKNIIIATGSEVTPFPGIEIDEKQVVSSTGALSLTQVPKRLIVIGAGVIGLELGSVWQRLGSEVTAVEFMPTIGGVGIDGEVSQTLQKILTKQGLKFKLNTKVTAAKRTGSEIVVSVENAKDPSKKEDVPCDVLLVCVGRRPYTNNLGLEDLGIERDEKGRIPVNSRFQTVVPSIFAIGDCIHGPMLAHKAEDEGVITVEGIAGGAVHIDYNCVPSVIYTHPEVGWVGKSEEDLKKEGIAYKIGKFPHIANSRAKTNLDTDGFAKVLADSTTDKILGVHMIGAVAGELINEAVLAMEYGASAEDVARTCHAHPTCAEALKEAHLAAYFGKPINF; translated from the exons ATGATGCAAGCAAATTTTTGGAACTTGGTGACCACTACTGTCAGG CCAGTATGCATCAAGCGCGTTATCCCCGGCTTGACAGCTGCTCAACAGCGCAGGTATGCCAGCACCTTAGATGCAGACATCGTAGTAATAGGCGGAGGGCCTGGCGGATACGTGGCGTCGATTAAAGCTGCCCAATTAGGAATGAAAACTGTCTGCGTAGAGAAGGGGGAAACTCTCGGAGGAACATGTTTGAATGTTGGATGCATTCCCTCGAAATCTCTTTTAAACAATTCACATTACTATCATATGGCACATAGCGGGGACTTGGACAATCGTGGTGTCATTG TGGAAAATGTGAAGCTCAATCTCGAGAAGCTGATGGAACAGAAGCGCAACGTAGTCAAAGCTTTAACCGGTGGAATTGCTGGTCTGTATAAAAAGAACAAAGTCGAATGGGTAAAGGGCCATGGAAAGATCACTGGTCAAAATCAGGTGACTGCCTTAAATCCCGATGGCTCTGTCGCGAGCACCATCAACACCAAGAACATTATTATTGCAACTGGCAGCGAGGTCACTCCATTCCCCGGTATAGAGATCGACGAGAAACAAGTTGTCTCTTCTACTGGAGCATTATCGCTGACTCAGGTTCCCAAGAGGCTTATTGTAATCGGTGCTGGAGTCATTGGTCTGGAACTGGGCTCTGTATGGCAAAG ATTGGGCTCAGAAGTGACTGCAGTGGAATTCATGCCAACCATCGGCGGAGTAGGTATCGACGGTGAAGTCAGCCAGACGTTGCAGAAGATTCTAACGAAACAGGGcttgaaattcaaattgaataCCAAGGTGACCGCTGCCAAACGCACCGGCAGCGAAATCGTGGTTTCGGTTGAAAATGCAAAGGACCCCAGCAAGAAAGAAGATGTCCCGTGCGATGTACTTTTAGTTTGCGTTGGTAGAAGGCCGTATACCAATAATTTAGGGCTCGAGGATCTGGGAATCGAGAGGGACGAGAAGGGCAGGATCCCTGTAAATAGTAGATTCCAAACAGTTGTTCCTTC aatattcgccaTTGGAGACTGCATTCATGGACCGATGTTGGCGCATAAGGCCGAGGACGAAGGAGTTATCACGGTCGAAGGCATTGCTGGAG GTGCCGTCCATATCGATTACAATTGCGTACCCAGTGTGATATACACGCATCCCGAAGTCGGTTGGGTAGGCAAATCGGAGGAAGACTTGAAGAAGGAGGGCATCGCGTACAAAATCGGCAAATTCCCACACATAGCGAACTCCAGGGCGAAAACGAACCTGGACACGGACGGATTCGCGAAAGTATTAGCCGATAGCACTACGGATAAGATATTAggcgttcacatgatcggagcggTGGCCGGTGAACTCATCAATGAAGCCGTTCTCGCCATGGAGTACGGAGCCAGCGCGGAGGATGTTGCAAGGACGTGTCACGCACATCCG ACATGCGCCGAAGCTCTGAAGGAAGCGCATCTGGCTGCGTATTTTGGCAAGCCCATTAACTTCTAA